A genomic segment from Branchiostoma floridae strain S238N-H82 chromosome 7, Bfl_VNyyK, whole genome shotgun sequence encodes:
- the LOC118418847 gene encoding protein MLP1-like: protein MMQCDQENVQKGVIEHGSPKNSCDVDVEEGDSKAEDGELQPKAFDNGALSQADCLKFRDNLFEVIEELRIRRVTDAENEERINQLVKEKHQLERTREEEAGATAESEKKHSQEITDLHRQYKEQIQQAEDSKKKSGLDLETSEREMKALKEEVQTLHMCKYSLEQKVKEQERQLKLQACAKDSHLSQVTEMEQKCSSLFLQCRQLTETHDRLEKSVKEAIRINKKLNSVNNHQTCLLKISDTALEAQKKEVQLLKVQGHCRLNNSDVTSSDELNSLHMLQQELSIQQDLSKQLQLQLEEIRKEKTEAVSSLQECQGLVDRHVETCSLLKQKLVVVELELQNLKTDYEGLKKSFDKQAQELQNIKDVHKDAFEKWGKEEASLQSRLKTLQDDYENLEKAHNNLEELNTSWAKKNIKMTEEINSLTNIKTLATKYIQAETASVYSQTEFSSTDSYAQTDQQQDCFVSKTDKPKNIESNHTLPIVTSIAPMELDDGSESMDTSLAQDKPSEGQREDKKHVGNSNAQPCMETDLTDEENCKEELPADSDKHRPVLESDKGSSPPRMRQTSTSTCQKTDHLEAKKSTKPTQGSKLNEEFERIDKVFQEAQDGDSATSCPQNGTIQKGSSVDKDQSSSTVAPVVVPSDVSGAELPSNSSAGGVADNCQPTSQGNNGEIAGQYRYKFVSLQEAVPVVQKPQSSGAVQLSQETGITGNQQGQADRNEWEELAKGFGVQP from the coding sequence ATGATGCAGTGTGATCAAGAGAATGTTCAGAAAGGGGTAATTGAACATGGCTCACCGAAGAACAGTTGTGATGTTGATGTAGAAGAAGGGGATTCAAAAGCAGAAGATGGCGAACTGCAGCCGAAAGCATTTGACAATGGAGCCTTGAGCCAGGCAGACTGTCTGAAGTTCCGAGACAACTTGTTTGAGGTTATTGAAGAACTCCGGATTCGCAGGGTGACCGATGCTGAGAATGAAGAGAGAATCAACCAACTTGTTAAagaaaaacatcagctggaaaGGACAAGAGAGGAAGAGGCTGGAGCTACTGCGGAATCAGAGAAGAAACATAGCCAAGAGATTACAGATCTACACAGACAGTATAAAGAGCAAATACAACAGGCAGAAGATAGCAAGAAGAAGAGTGGCCTGGATCTTGAGACCAGTGAGAGGGAGATGAAAGCATTGAAGGAAGAGGTCCAGACCTTACACATGTGCAAGTACAGTCTTGAGCAGAAGGTAAAGGAACAGGAGAGGCAGCTGAAACTCCAGGCCTGTGCTAAAGACTCACACCTGTCCCAGGTGACAGAGATGGAACAGAAGTGCAGCTCTCTGTTTCTTCAGTGCAGGCAGCTCACAGAGACACATGACAGGCTGGAGAAGTCAGTGAAAGAAGCAATCAGGATAAACAAGAAGCTGAACTCTGTAAACAATCACCAGACCTGTCTACTCAAGATAAGTGACACAGCACTGGAGGCTCAGAAGAAAGAAGTGCAACTTTTGAAAGTCCAAGGGCACTGCAGACTGAACAACTCAGATGTCACTTCAAGTGATGAGCTGAATAGCCTTCACATGCTGCAACAGGAACTTAGCATACAACAAGACTTGAGTAAGCAGCTTCAGCTACAGCTAGAGGAAATAAGAAAGGAGAAGACAGAGGCCGTGTCTTCCCTTCAAGAGTGCCAGGGCTTGGTAGACAGGCATGTTGAGACATGCAGCCTTCTCAAACAGAAGCTTGTGGTGGTGGAGTTAGAGCTACAGAATCTCAAAACTGACTATGAAGggctaaaaaaatcatttgataAGCAGGCACaggagttacaaaacataaaagatgTCCACAAGGATGCTTTTGAAAAGTGGGGGAAAGAGGAAGCTTCGTTACAAAGCAGACTGAAGACATTACAGGACGACTACGAGAACTTGGAAAAGGCCCATAACAACCTTGAGGAGCTCAACACGTCATGGGCCAAGAAAAACATCAAGATGACAGAAGAAATCAACTCCCTGACAAACATCAAGACACTTGCAACAAAATACATACAGGCTGAGACTGCATCAGTGTATTCTCAAACTGAATTTTCTTCAACAGATAGTTATGCACAGACAGACCAACAGCAGGATTGTTTTGTCAGCAAGACTGATAAGCCAAAGAACATTGAATCAAACCATACGCTCCCTATTGTCACAAGCATTGCTCCTATGGAATTGGATGATGGCAGTGAGTCTATGGATACTTCACTAGCTCAAGATAAACCATCTGAAGGACAAAGGGAGGACAAGAAACATGTCGGAAACAGCAATGCACAACCGTGTATGGAGACTGATCTGACTGATGAAGAGAATTGCAAAGAGGAACTACCAGCTGACAGTGACAAACATAGGCCAGTTTTGGAGTCAGATAAAGGCTCTAGTCCACCACGGATGAGACAGacatcaacatcaacatgtCAGAAAACTGATCACCTTGAAGCCAAGAAATCCACAAAGCCAACCCAAGGAAGTAAACTGAATGAAGAGTTTGAAAGGATTGATAAAGTGTTCCAGGAAGCACAAGATGGTGACAGTGCCACATCTTGCCCACAGAATGGCACAATTCAAAAGGGATCTTCAGTGGACAAGGATCAAAGCAGCTCAACAGTAGCGCCTGTGGTTGTGCCCAGTGATGTCAGTGGTGCTGAACTGCCATCCAATAGTTCTGCTGGTGGTGTAGCTGATAATTGCCAACCCACCTCCCAAGGGAACAATGGAGAAATTGCAGGCCAGTACCGGTACAAATTTGTCAGCCTTCAGGAAGCTGTGCCTGTTGTGCAGAAACCACAGTCCTCTGGTGCTGTGCAGTTATCCCAGGAGACAGGGATAACAGGAAATCAGCAGGGACAGGCTGATAGGAATGAGTGGGAAGAACTGGCCAAAGGTTTTGGAGTTCAGCCCTGA
- the LOC118418851 gene encoding uncharacterized protein LOC118418851, protein MSAPTPIVLRGDATLVGQNLFDIYKTVRGETPLPEEDLLARFSADVPLGNLSDNELSERLETLTGQDTVFLLAMTGMDPKAHETIVRLAHFLILAANDTVAPRQQIQPSKASKTAAQAVANLLDPTHVPPRGTERATTAAASKTDGASSSGLPPPAKKAKKKKPAPPEEDSSSGDESDLEDDSLRRELDKAKEACLDPLVHRYPAKLHGPLCRLKEKAIRVGAKRSVVERFENLANFVLENSSNEGIGEEVRILLMTTSERRFMAEAKKAKAALASRNRQPSYGQPQSHRGPPPPGAWGPPPPGAWGPPQGPPQPYRQWGQGSGAEGWGPPPRRSSARPPRIHNSDRCFTCGEVGHWRSDCPLGLNPKKRR, encoded by the exons ATGAGCGCCCCGACTCCCATTGTCCTGCGCGGAGATGCCACCCTTGTGGGACAGAACTTGTTCGATATCTACAAGACGGTGCGAGGAGAAACTCCCCTCCCGGAGGAGGATCTCCTTGCCAGGTTCTCAGCCGACGTGCCGCTCGGGAACCTCAGCGACAACGAGCTTTCGGAGCGGCTGGAGACCCTCACAGGACAAGACACCGTTTTCCTCCTAGCCATGACAGGAATGGACCCCAAAGCGCACGAAACCATCGTGCGCTTGGCCCACTTTCTGATCCTGGCGGCCAACGACACTGTCGCCCCCAGGCAGCAGATCCAGCCGTCCAAGGCCAGCAAAACCGCAGCCCAGGCAGTCGCGAACCTCCTGGACCCTACCCACGTCCCGCCCCGTGGGACAGAGCGAGCAACAACAGCAGCGGCGTCGAAGACAGACGGCGCCTCTTCCTCTGGCCTCCCACCACCAGCCAAGAAAGCAAAGAAGAAAAAGCCAGCCCCACCGGAGGAGGACTCCAGCTCTGGTGACGAGAGTGATCTCGAG GATGACTCGCTTCGACGGGAGTTAGACAAGGCAAAGGAAGCATGTCTAGACCCCCTCGTCCATCGCTACCCCGCCAAACTTCACGGACCATTGTGTCGCCTGAAGGAGAAAGCCATCAGGGTGGGAGCTAAAAGGAGCGTTGTGGAGCGCTTCGAGAACTTAGCAAACTTCGTGCTCGAAAACTCCTCGAACGAGGGGATTGGAGAAGAAGTCAGGATTCTCCTGATGACAACATCCGAGCGCCGATTCATGGCAGAGGCCAAGAAAGCAAAGGCGGCGCTCGCCAGCCGCAACCGCCAGCCGTCCTACGGTCAGCCTCAGAGCCACCGGGGCCCGCCACCACCAGGAGCCTGGGGACCGCCACCACCAGGAGCCTGGGGACCGCCCCAGGGCCCACCCCAGCCATACCGACAATGGGGACAGGGCTCGGGCGCCGAGGGATGGGGACCACCTCCTCGCCGGTCCTCGGCACGCCCGCCACGCATCCACAACTCAGACAGGTGCTTCACGTGCGGGGAGGTTGGCCACTGGCGATCCGACTGCCCCCTAGGCCTCAACCCGAAGAAGCGGCGGTGA
- the LOC118418849 gene encoding uncharacterized protein LOC118418849, with protein sequence MSKIKHHPLARIQPLPLIPRQWTPSVACPECHRPNDHDFRLCQMCGYERQPFPPPREKLDVDDDKIQARLEEINKLAVSSDYGKKKAALENELRNFLGNRSPPKDLTTASPKDVCSFLVWKDEGGKTIVHKTGGKNFGEKRKSGCGCPKRLAAGTVDSVIGQLRSIFTKSGRGGEWNDAICAGNPAVAPRVAEYLRITKAEQANALIQPTQAQPVFHDKLEALCTHIAVKLRDPKTKESKLFTLARDQAFFKAMFFGADRAADLGRCKSEELAWLPEGEGILFNHTFGKTLRDGTANTFPILANENSAICPVRGLQAYFTMATALGINLSKGYLFRAMNKSKEVVNEPFSYDAAQSRFKEYLIKINRYEGDTLHGLRTASAITIAMGGASQSALMAHVGWREKATAQRYMQLRKVCHDESPAAILREQVTPGARKDNPKKRITDAATVYQCKNSTDYKPVL encoded by the coding sequence ATGTCAAAGATTAAACACCACCCTCTCGCCCGCATACAGCCACTACCCCTGATTCCACGACAATGGACGCCATCAGTGGCATGCCCAGAGTGCCATCGCCCCAACGATCACGACTTCAGGCTGTGTCAAATGTGCGGATACGAAAGGCAACCCTTCCCACCACCAAGGGAAAAGTTGGATGTGGACGACGACAAGATTCAGGCACGGTtagaagaaataaacaaactagCCGTAAGCTCAGACTATGGAAAAAAGAAAGCTGCACTTGAAAACGAGTTAAGAAACTTCTTAGGTAATAGATCTCCCCCCAAGGACCTCACCACAGCCTCGCCAAAAGACGTTTGCAGTTTCTTAGTCTGGAAAGACGAAGGGGGGAAAACTATAGTACATAAGACGGGTGGTAAGAACTTTGGGGAAAAACGAAAGTCGGGGTGTGGCTGCCCAAAGAGACTGGCAGCCGGGACGGTAGACTCCGTTATCGGACAACTACGATCGATTTTCACGAAATCGGGAAGGGGCGGCGAATGGAACGACGCGATATGTGCGGGAAACCCAGCAGTCGCACCTAGGGTAGCAGAATACCTTAGGATAACAAAGGCAGAGCAGGCTAACGCCTTGATTCAACCTACACAAGCTCAACCAGTCTTCCATGACAAGTTGGAGGCGTTGTGTACGCATATCGCCGTGAAATTGAGAGACCCAAAGACTAAAGAAAGTAAGCTTTTCACTTTGGCTCGGGATCAAGCGTTTTTCAAGGCCATGTTCTTCGGAGCGGACAGAGCAGCAGACCTAGGCAGGTGTAAATCAGAAGAACTGGCGTGGCTACCGGAGGGTGAGGGCATCCTATTTAACCATACTTTTGGCAAGACATTGCGAGACGGAACAGCAAACACGTTCCCAATTCTAGCTAACGAAAACAGCGCCATCTGCCCAGTTCGAGGTTTACAGGCATACTTCACAATGGCCACGGCTCTCGGTATTAACCTCTCGAAAGGTTATCTTTTCCGAGCAATGAATAAATCGAAAGAGGTGGTCAACGAGCCCTTTTCTTACGACGCAGCCCAGAGCCGTTTCAAGGAGTATTTGATCAAAATAAACAGGTACGAAGGAGACACCCTTCACGGTCTGCGTACAGCCAGTGCTATCACCATAGCAATGGGGGGCGCGAGCCAGTCAGCCCTCATGGCACACGTGGGATGGCGGGAGAAAGCGACAGCTCAGCGATATATGCAACTCAGGAAGGTGTGCCACGATGAGTCCCCTGCGGCCATCCTACGCGAACAAGTGACACCGGGAGCCCGAAAAGACAACCCTAAGAAACGGATCACAGATGCGGCAACAGTGTATCAGTGTAAGAACAGTACAGACTACAAGCCAGTGCTTTAG